The following proteins are co-located in the Haloarcula marismortui ATCC 43049 genome:
- a CDS encoding extracellular solute-binding protein — protein sequence MSDNGTSGERNSTGVSRRRFVRAAGAAGVVGGLAGCADFVGGGDGGSGDGSDGGSTGDGSSSETTTVQWGFDPVAVQNNGDAIKQALHDNGLSDDIEIEFVPRDQDTGAARSNYNRLLSAGETNPDMFLMDNGWTNIFIQRGQLQNLSETLPEDLLSDVSDNYFSAFTDTARNPSNGNLFGVPVFPDFPTMQYRKDLVEEAGYSPESNNWATEPMTWEEWSNIAADTYDNADVDFGFTTQWDIYEGTSCCTFNEVMSSWGGAYFGGRDNLFGPIGERPITVNNTEVHNALNMMRKFVHDEDFGGQFEGYGGGFTPTEILGWKEEDARAPFVNGNAVFHRNWPYSLALGGRNPEETEDPALGENLGAMPIPYAVPESEAAQPGTGGSTAALGGWHMTVNPNSEQLDAVTQVIRAAMQPDFQLTLLSVQGWLPPRPELFNSSEAQNVPVVGRYMDTLQVAGNNTMPRPVTGVWSDQSSKIAQQANRAVGQEASSADAMATLESALAETEQT from the coding sequence ATGTCGGACAATGGCACAAGCGGCGAGCGGAACTCAACAGGCGTCTCCCGGCGACGGTTCGTCCGTGCTGCCGGAGCAGCAGGTGTCGTCGGTGGACTGGCAGGCTGTGCTGACTTCGTCGGCGGCGGCGACGGCGGTAGCGGTGACGGGAGTGACGGTGGATCGACTGGTGACGGGAGCAGCAGCGAGACCACGACGGTCCAGTGGGGCTTCGACCCGGTGGCCGTCCAGAACAACGGCGACGCAATCAAGCAGGCACTCCACGACAACGGCCTGTCGGACGACATCGAGATAGAGTTTGTCCCGCGTGACCAAGACACCGGTGCGGCCCGGTCGAACTACAACCGACTGCTCTCGGCCGGCGAGACGAACCCGGACATGTTCCTGATGGACAACGGCTGGACGAATATCTTCATCCAGCGAGGGCAACTCCAGAACCTCTCCGAAACGCTACCAGAGGACCTCCTCTCGGACGTCTCGGACAACTACTTCTCGGCGTTTACGGACACGGCACGAAATCCGAGCAACGGGAACCTGTTTGGTGTGCCGGTGTTCCCGGACTTCCCGACGATGCAGTACCGCAAGGACCTCGTCGAGGAGGCCGGCTACAGTCCCGAAAGCAACAACTGGGCGACCGAGCCGATGACGTGGGAGGAGTGGTCGAACATCGCCGCGGACACCTACGACAACGCCGACGTTGACTTCGGCTTTACGACCCAGTGGGATATCTACGAGGGCACCTCCTGCTGTACGTTCAACGAGGTCATGTCCTCGTGGGGCGGTGCGTACTTCGGCGGCCGCGACAACCTCTTTGGCCCGATCGGGGAGCGACCGATCACGGTGAACAACACCGAGGTCCACAACGCCCTGAACATGATGCGGAAGTTCGTCCACGACGAGGACTTCGGCGGTCAGTTTGAGGGCTACGGCGGCGGCTTCACCCCGACCGAAATCCTCGGCTGGAAGGAGGAAGACGCTCGCGCGCCGTTCGTCAACGGTAACGCTGTCTTCCACCGTAACTGGCCCTACTCGCTGGCGCTTGGCGGCCGTAACCCGGAAGAAACCGAGGACCCGGCGCTCGGCGAGAACCTCGGTGCAATGCCGATTCCGTACGCGGTGCCCGAGAGCGAGGCAGCACAGCCCGGCACGGGTGGCTCCACAGCCGCGCTCGGTGGTTGGCACATGACCGTCAACCCCAACAGCGAGCAATTAGACGCCGTGACGCAGGTCATACGTGCCGCGATGCAGCCGGACTTCCAGCTCACGCTGCTGTCCGTCCAGGGATGGCTGCCGCCGCGGCCTGAACTGTTCAACTCCAGCGAGGCCCAGAACGTGCCCGTCGTTGGCCGGTACATGGACACGCTGCAGGTCGCTGGTAACAACACGATGCCGCGCCCGGTGACGGGCGTCTGGAGCGACCAGTCCAGCAAGATCGCACAGCAGGCGAACCGCGCAGTCGGGCAGGAAGCCTCTTCGGCTGACGCGATGGCGACACTCGAGTCCGCGCTGGCAGAGACCGAGCAAACCTGA
- a CDS encoding TrmB family transcriptional regulator, translating to MDDSELTDVLEDAGLSPYQAEAYVALLGLGTASATDIADSCDVPDPRIYDVLRDLETKGYIETFQQDSLTARARNPDVVLEDLRSRSSKYLNAAETIEERWNQPEISDHEVSIVKRFETVVSRARELIEAAENQIQVGVDPEQFYAVREELIAAHDRGVNIKLSICTGAGEDVPPLSDIEGTCTEARNREIPAPFFVLVDRTWTCFAPHHDSVNEYGVLVKDRTHTYVFHWFFLTCLWEIWDTLYTERTPETPTTYVDLRHAVRDIEPLLNEDAIIEAVVVGYDTETKESVELTGRVTGIDYTGSNIGRTDPVPLAQLAGRISATLVTDDGTYEVGGWGAVIEEVEATEITITNVEYE from the coding sequence ATGGACGACAGCGAACTAACCGATGTCCTCGAAGATGCCGGTCTCTCTCCGTATCAGGCGGAGGCCTATGTGGCGTTGCTGGGGCTGGGGACCGCATCGGCGACTGATATCGCTGACTCCTGTGACGTTCCGGACCCGCGGATTTACGATGTGCTCCGGGACCTGGAAACGAAGGGATATATCGAGACGTTCCAGCAGGACAGTCTGACCGCTCGCGCCCGCAACCCAGATGTAGTCCTTGAAGACCTGCGGTCCCGGTCGAGCAAGTACCTCAACGCGGCAGAAACGATCGAGGAACGCTGGAACCAGCCCGAGATATCCGACCACGAGGTCAGTATCGTCAAGCGGTTCGAAACGGTCGTCAGCCGGGCCCGGGAGCTCATCGAAGCGGCCGAAAACCAGATTCAGGTCGGTGTGGACCCGGAGCAGTTCTACGCGGTTCGGGAAGAACTCATCGCCGCTCACGACCGCGGCGTGAACATCAAACTCAGCATCTGTACGGGTGCTGGTGAGGACGTACCGCCGCTTTCCGACATCGAAGGCACCTGTACAGAGGCCCGGAACCGCGAGATTCCAGCCCCGTTTTTCGTTCTCGTCGACCGGACCTGGACGTGCTTTGCCCCACACCACGACTCGGTCAACGAGTACGGCGTCCTCGTCAAGGACCGGACCCACACCTACGTCTTCCACTGGTTCTTCCTGACCTGCCTGTGGGAGATCTGGGACACATTGTACACTGAGCGGACGCCGGAAACCCCGACGACGTACGTCGACCTTCGCCACGCTGTCCGGGATATCGAACCGCTGCTGAACGAGGACGCGATCATCGAGGCCGTCGTCGTGGGGTACGACACGGAAACCAAAGAATCGGTTGAGCTGACAGGGCGCGTCACCGGCATCGACTACACCGGGAGTAACATCGGACGGACGGACCCGGTCCCACTGGCACAACTGGCCGGCCGAATCAGTGCGACGCTGGTCACTGACGACGGGACATATGAGGTCGGTGGCTGGGGGGCTGTCATCGAGGAGGTCGAGGCCACCGAAATTACGATTACGAACGTCGAGTACGAGTAA
- a CDS encoding aldo/keto reductase, with protein MSDSPVTYTTLGSTGLDVSELCLGTMNFGSAEPWMLNDEAESRRILERALDLGINFFDTANAYSNGESERILGEAVDSAHRGELVLASKVYFDMHDGPNGSGLSKKHIIDQCHATLDRLGVDYLDLYQIHRWDDDTPIEETLDALTYLVDEGLVRYIGASTMANWKFQKALYTADIEGYERFVSMQPEYNAVDRHEEANLLPVCEMEGIGVIPWSPLAGGFLAGKYDRDDDLSEGRASTDEYTANRFSDENWAVLDEVQSIADEKDATPAQVSLAWLCHQDVVDAPIIGPRTMEHLEENVEALDIDLTAEECARIEAPKQPQWPVEGKD; from the coding sequence ATGAGCGACTCGCCGGTGACATACACCACGCTCGGGTCGACAGGGCTCGACGTGTCTGAACTCTGTCTCGGAACGATGAACTTCGGGAGCGCGGAGCCCTGGATGCTAAACGACGAGGCCGAGAGCCGTCGGATACTCGAACGGGCGCTCGATCTGGGTATCAACTTCTTCGATACAGCCAACGCCTACTCGAACGGCGAGAGCGAGCGGATTCTTGGCGAGGCCGTCGACTCCGCTCACCGCGGCGAACTGGTCCTGGCATCGAAGGTGTACTTCGATATGCACGACGGACCGAACGGGAGCGGACTCTCGAAGAAACACATCATCGACCAGTGTCACGCCACGCTGGACCGCCTCGGCGTCGACTATCTCGACCTCTACCAGATCCACCGGTGGGACGACGACACGCCTATCGAGGAGACGCTGGACGCGCTGACGTATCTCGTCGACGAGGGGCTGGTCCGCTATATCGGCGCGAGCACGATGGCAAACTGGAAGTTCCAGAAGGCGTTGTACACTGCGGATATCGAGGGGTATGAGCGGTTCGTCTCGATGCAACCGGAGTACAACGCTGTCGACCGTCACGAGGAGGCGAACCTCTTGCCGGTGTGCGAGATGGAAGGGATCGGTGTCATTCCGTGGTCGCCGCTGGCCGGCGGCTTCCTCGCCGGGAAGTACGACCGCGACGACGACCTATCCGAGGGGCGGGCGAGTACGGACGAGTACACAGCAAACCGGTTCAGCGACGAGAACTGGGCGGTCCTCGACGAGGTGCAGTCGATTGCTGACGAAAAGGACGCAACGCCGGCACAGGTTAGCTTGGCGTGGCTCTGCCATCAAGACGTCGTCGACGCACCGATCATTGGCCCGCGGACGATGGAGCATCTGGAGGAAAACGTCGAGGCGCTCGACATTGACCTGACTGCTGAAGAGTGCGCCCGAATCGAAGCCCCGAAACAGCCACAGTGGCCGGTTGAGGGGAAGGACTGA
- the gfcR gene encoding transcriptional regulator GfcR: MKNIDDLVDSASDLAQRGLSKGEIADELNVSRETASWLVERSGTGTEPDTSDDGGPHDIHVDWSAVGRDSNRLYHAGAAMADLLSKKGDDVDLTIGIEKAGAPLATTVARELETDLGTYAPTKHQWDDDESETSDGSFSRNFAQIRNRDCYVVDDTITSGKTMGETIDAIHEQGGNPVACVVLADKRGIGDIRGVPVYSLLQVIRVGSDGDS; this comes from the coding sequence ATGAAGAATATCGACGACCTCGTCGACAGCGCGTCCGACCTGGCACAGCGTGGCCTCTCTAAGGGCGAAATCGCTGACGAGCTTAACGTCTCCCGCGAGACGGCGAGTTGGCTTGTCGAACGTAGCGGCACCGGCACGGAACCGGATACGAGCGACGACGGCGGTCCCCACGATATCCACGTCGACTGGTCTGCTGTCGGTCGGGACAGCAACCGACTGTACCACGCGGGCGCGGCGATGGCGGACCTGCTCTCGAAGAAAGGCGACGATGTGGACCTTACCATCGGCATCGAGAAGGCCGGCGCGCCGCTTGCGACGACCGTTGCGCGGGAACTGGAAACCGACCTCGGGACGTACGCCCCGACCAAACACCAGTGGGACGACGACGAGAGCGAGACCAGCGATGGCTCGTTCTCCCGGAACTTCGCGCAGATCCGGAACCGAGACTGCTACGTCGTCGACGACACTATTACGAGCGGCAAGACGATGGGCGAAACCATCGACGCGATCCACGAACAGGGCGGCAATCCCGTGGCCTGCGTCGTGCTGGCTGACAAACGCGGCATCGGCGACATCCGCGGCGTCCCGGTGTACTCCCTGCTCCAGGTCATCCGAGTCGGTAGCGACGGCGACTCGTAA
- a CDS encoding DUF5800 family protein, whose amino-acid sequence MTVLSFDEQGVDVVYEGTEFRLEKALIEDAIQKSYPNVTDHEVLQMVEPEPALSGEPQRIAEIVN is encoded by the coding sequence ATGACTGTACTGTCGTTCGACGAACAGGGTGTCGATGTCGTCTACGAGGGGACGGAGTTCCGCCTCGAAAAGGCCCTCATCGAGGACGCCATCCAGAAGTCGTATCCGAACGTGACCGACCACGAGGTGCTGCAGATGGTCGAGCCGGAACCGGCGCTGTCGGGCGAACCCCAGCGTATCGCCGAAATCGTGAATTGA
- a CDS encoding thiolase domain-containing protein: MSDPRIAGASVTQFGKHPERTGRDLFAEAGLEALSEAGIDPEDAEALYYGNFMGELAEHQGHQGPLMAEAIGLDVPATRVEAACASAGTAVREAVKTIRNGEAEVVVVGGAERMTNIGTAAATDALAIAADDLYEVRAGMTFPGAYALMARSYFDQYGGSHEDLAHIAVKNHEHALVNEHAQIQKEITVEDAIDAPTIASPLGLYDSCPITDGAAAAVLTTESYAEEHDLDAPVAITGTGQGGDNLALQDRPHLAQTPAADKAAEEAYGDAGVGPDDVDFAEVHDCFTIAEVFAIESLGFYERGEGIAAARNGETTRDGDRPINLSGGLKAKGHPVGATGVAQLATVAWLLDGSHPRADAVPDSTVGVAHNAGGTVASTTVHVMEVQE, from the coding sequence ATGTCAGACCCACGTATCGCCGGGGCCAGCGTGACACAGTTCGGGAAACACCCCGAACGGACCGGCCGAGACCTGTTCGCCGAGGCCGGACTCGAAGCGCTATCGGAGGCCGGAATCGACCCGGAAGACGCTGAGGCGCTCTATTACGGCAACTTCATGGGAGAACTCGCGGAACATCAGGGCCATCAGGGACCGCTGATGGCCGAGGCTATCGGGCTGGACGTTCCGGCGACCCGTGTCGAAGCGGCCTGTGCATCTGCCGGCACAGCCGTTCGTGAAGCCGTCAAGACGATCCGGAATGGCGAGGCAGAGGTCGTCGTCGTCGGCGGCGCGGAACGGATGACCAATATCGGGACCGCAGCGGCGACAGACGCGCTCGCCATCGCCGCCGACGACCTCTACGAGGTCCGTGCCGGGATGACTTTCCCGGGGGCCTACGCGCTGATGGCCCGGTCGTACTTCGACCAGTACGGCGGCTCCCACGAGGACCTCGCTCACATCGCCGTCAAGAACCACGAGCACGCGCTGGTCAACGAACACGCCCAGATTCAGAAGGAGATCACGGTCGAGGACGCTATCGACGCCCCGACGATTGCGTCCCCGCTCGGCCTCTATGACTCCTGTCCGATTACTGACGGGGCCGCGGCCGCTGTCCTGACCACGGAGTCCTACGCCGAGGAACACGACCTAGACGCCCCAGTCGCTATCACCGGGACCGGTCAGGGCGGCGACAACCTCGCATTGCAGGACCGCCCGCATCTGGCACAGACACCCGCCGCCGACAAGGCTGCGGAGGAGGCTTACGGGGACGCCGGCGTCGGTCCCGACGATGTTGATTTCGCTGAGGTCCACGACTGTTTCACTATCGCGGAAGTGTTCGCAATCGAATCGCTTGGCTTCTACGAGCGCGGCGAGGGCATCGCCGCGGCGCGCAACGGCGAGACGACCCGCGACGGCGACCGCCCAATAAATCTCTCGGGCGGGCTGAAGGCCAAGGGTCACCCGGTCGGCGCGACCGGTGTTGCCCAGTTAGCGACGGTCGCCTGGCTCCTCGACGGGTCACACCCGCGGGCCGACGCCGTGCCGGACAGCACCGTCGGGGTCGCACACAACGCGGGCGGCACGGTCGCGTCTACGACCGTCCACGTCATGGAGGTGCAAGAATGA
- a CDS encoding Zn-ribbon domain-containing OB-fold protein, which translates to MTESAQDGEYDAWLDSIESGDGYYLECSNGHGWLPPRRVCPRCHDQDLSAVDLPESGEIASHTTITVPTPQFEDDAPYVTAIADFGPVSVTGLVRDVDPDDVAIDDVVGIDVGERVTTGERAVVFRPR; encoded by the coding sequence ATGACTGAATCCGCACAAGACGGCGAGTACGACGCGTGGCTCGACAGCATCGAATCGGGCGACGGGTACTACCTCGAATGTTCGAACGGCCACGGCTGGCTCCCGCCTCGTCGGGTGTGCCCGCGCTGTCACGACCAGGACCTCTCGGCGGTCGACCTGCCGGAGTCCGGTGAAATCGCGAGCCACACGACGATTACGGTCCCGACGCCGCAGTTCGAGGACGACGCGCCCTACGTCACTGCCATCGCTGATTTCGGACCGGTATCGGTCACGGGCCTCGTCCGTGACGTGGACCCGGACGACGTTGCCATCGACGACGTGGTCGGCATCGATGTCGGCGAACGCGTGACAACCGGCGAGAGAGCGGTCGTGTTCCGACCGCGCTAG
- a CDS encoding alpha/beta fold hydrolase, with protein MKLRKALGAVVGAVGATAAANRVLQSRAGAFEPMLDGEQGTYRWRGFDIAYTEAGDPSDPDLVLFHGINAAASSHEFHTVFDTLAEDYHVIAPDLPGFGHTDRPPLLYSASLYTAFVRDFIEDNTADATVVASSLTGAYAASAAQEVNVEELVLICPTDTSMGNRTVWLRSLLRAPVIGEGIYNLTVSKASIRHFHADHGYYDMDNLTEDVVDYEWQSGHQPGARFAPASFVSGFLDPEDDLGEVLAGLDVPVTMVWGEDADITPLSKGRDMAEQADAMLVVFGDSLLLPHVEHPGEFVDVVRDRVTSVTVEN; from the coding sequence ATGAAACTCCGCAAGGCGCTCGGTGCGGTCGTTGGTGCGGTCGGCGCGACAGCCGCTGCCAACCGCGTGCTACAGTCGCGGGCCGGCGCGTTCGAACCGATGCTCGACGGGGAACAGGGGACGTACCGCTGGCGTGGGTTCGATATCGCGTACACTGAAGCCGGCGACCCGTCGGACCCGGACCTCGTGCTGTTCCACGGCATCAATGCCGCTGCCAGTAGTCACGAGTTCCATACGGTGTTTGACACCCTCGCAGAGGACTACCACGTCATCGCACCGGACCTGCCGGGCTTCGGGCACACGGACCGGCCACCGCTGCTGTACTCGGCGTCGCTGTACACGGCGTTCGTGCGGGACTTTATCGAGGACAACACGGCCGACGCGACCGTGGTCGCGTCATCACTGACCGGGGCCTACGCCGCCAGCGCGGCACAGGAGGTCAACGTCGAGGAACTCGTTCTCATCTGCCCGACGGACACCTCGATGGGCAACCGCACTGTCTGGCTCCGCTCGCTGCTTCGCGCGCCCGTCATCGGCGAGGGAATCTACAATCTCACTGTCTCGAAAGCCTCCATCCGGCACTTCCACGCCGACCACGGCTACTACGACATGGACAACCTCACCGAGGATGTCGTCGACTACGAGTGGCAGAGTGGCCACCAGCCCGGTGCGCGCTTCGCGCCGGCATCGTTCGTCTCCGGCTTCCTCGACCCGGAAGACGACCTCGGCGAAGTACTGGCCGGTCTCGACGTGCCCGTGACGATGGTCTGGGGCGAGGACGCCGACATCACGCCGCTGTCGAAGGGTCGCGACATGGCCGAGCAGGCGGACGCGATGCTCGTCGTGTTCGGTGACTCGCTGCTCCTGCCCCACGTCGAACACCCCGGTGAGTTCGTCGATGTGGTCCGGGACAGAGTGACTTCGGTAACAGTCGAAAACTGA
- the meaB gene encoding methylmalonyl Co-A mutase-associated GTPase MeaB, with translation MSDLVADLLAGKHSALARVITLIENRSSGYREIISDLHQHTGTADVIGVTGSPGAGKSTLVDKVAATYREQGQTVGVIAIDPSSPFSGGAVLGDRIRMASNAGDMDMFFRSMSARGSLGGLSTATTDAVTALDAFGKDKIIVETVGAGQNEVDIVRTADTVAVLVPPGSGDDVQMLKAGILEIGDVFVVNKADLDGADRTVQQLREMLQGQSGRPDSGHHGATELAGDHGDASTDAADDEADESETWNPPIVETVANRGEGVEDFLDALANHGAYLDRTGRREGQARERFAAEIRTLLREDANELLVDELDRRGGIEQYVDAVIERHTDPYTVVDEVLEPLRECLDERRDGN, from the coding sequence ATGAGCGACCTCGTCGCTGACCTGCTTGCGGGCAAGCACAGCGCCCTCGCCAGAGTCATCACACTGATAGAGAACCGTTCCTCGGGGTACCGAGAGATAATTTCCGACCTCCATCAGCACACCGGCACAGCCGACGTTATCGGCGTCACCGGCAGCCCCGGCGCGGGCAAGTCCACGCTGGTCGATAAGGTCGCAGCGACCTACCGTGAGCAGGGACAGACCGTCGGCGTCATCGCTATTGACCCATCCTCGCCGTTCTCCGGCGGCGCGGTGCTCGGCGACCGGATACGGATGGCCTCGAACGCTGGCGATATGGATATGTTCTTCCGGTCGATGTCTGCTCGTGGCTCCCTCGGTGGGCTGTCGACGGCGACGACCGACGCCGTGACCGCGCTGGACGCGTTCGGCAAGGACAAGATCATCGTTGAGACGGTCGGCGCAGGGCAAAACGAAGTCGACATCGTCCGCACCGCCGATACCGTCGCCGTGCTCGTGCCGCCGGGCAGCGGCGACGACGTCCAGATGCTCAAGGCCGGCATCCTCGAAATCGGTGACGTGTTCGTGGTCAACAAGGCCGACCTCGATGGGGCCGACCGGACCGTCCAGCAACTCCGGGAGATGTTACAGGGACAGAGCGGACGCCCGGACTCCGGCCATCACGGCGCGACTGAACTCGCCGGCGACCATGGCGATGCGTCCACCGATGCCGCCGATGATGAGGCGGACGAGTCGGAGACGTGGAACCCCCCTATCGTGGAGACAGTCGCCAATCGGGGCGAGGGCGTCGAGGATTTCTTAGACGCGCTTGCCAACCACGGCGCGTATCTGGACCGAACCGGCCGTCGAGAGGGGCAAGCCCGGGAGCGTTTCGCCGCCGAGATTCGAACTCTCCTTCGGGAGGATGCCAACGAACTACTGGTCGACGAACTTGACCGCCGCGGCGGCATCGAGCAGTACGTCGACGCCGTCATCGAGCGCCATACTGATCCGTACACGGTTGTCGACGAGGTGCTCGAACCGCTCCGAGAGTGTCTCGACGAGCGGCGCGACGGGAACTAA